One Desulfomonile tiedjei genomic window, GAAAGCGAAGAAGAGTTCAAAAAGGAACTCGAACAGTACATCTACTACTACAACAACCTAAGACCGCATCAAGCCCTAGGGGGGAAAACTCCCCTAGAATTCCTCGAGTCTTGTCCACGAATTACTTGACACGTACAGCAAGGACAACAGTCGGGAATGTTGTATTTTTTATGGCGAATCGCTATCAGGACTCGCACCAGGATTTTGGCATTCCCTGAATTGCAGTCCAAATCCCTGAACCCTCAAGACACCAATCGCATCAAATATTACAGAAACCAAGCTGGGGCAAACGGGAGAGTTGTCGGTTTGTCCCCTTACAAGTCCGTCTTGAGACTATACAGATTCTTGAAGGAGTTACGCCATGAACAGCCTATATATGTTTTCGATCGTCGCCCTTGCGATGGGCTTGCTACTGTCCGGGATGGTGGGGCCGTCTGTCGCACAACCTCCGGTTCTTCTTGCTCAATATGGGAGCAGCGGAGCCTTTGATCGGGATTCCTGTATACAAAACTGCCGGGACTGGATCGGTCTGTACCAATGGGGAGGCGGCAGAGGCTATGATCGGTCTTACTTGTACGCAAGATGTATACAGGACTGCGATTCACGGTTTTGGAACGAGTTTGACAGAAAAATGGATGACCTGAAACGAGAGTGAGTTGATTCGGGGGTTTCGGCAAGGATTCTCAGCGAGTATA contains:
- a CDS encoding transposase, producing the protein ESEEEFKKELEQYIYYYNNLRPHQALGGKTPLEFLESCPRIT